The Paenibacillus sp. FSL W8-0426 region AAAGCAACCAGCATTACTTTGTATGCCGATGTGCAGATGCAGGCATCAGCGGCTGAAACCCATCTGAATCAAATCCAGGCATTGTTTGGCAAAGCGGTGACTCCTGAAAACTTCGCTGCCGAGCATGACAAGGCTATTTCCGGGAAGTAACCAACAAGAAAACCATCAAAATCAGGTGAGCTGGCCCGGTTCTTGCACCGGGTCAGCTTATTATGCAGAACGGAAAGGAGTTTGACTCAAATGGATAAGGTAATGTCTAACAAGAAGATGATCGCACTCTACGTCCTTCCATCCCTGCTGTTAATTTTGGTGCTCGTTTATATCCCGATTCTGTTAACTGGATATTACGGCCTGCATGAATGGAACGGAATAGGCGCCATGAAATTTATCGGATTGGATCACTATAAGGAGCTGCTGCAGGACAGCGTATTTTGGAGCAGCGCTTGGCACTCCCTCTTGCTCGCTTTCTTCTCAGGCTTAAGCTTGATTATATATCTGGCTGTGGCTATGGTTGTAGCGGGTCGCATTAAGGGAGCTAATCTGTTCCGCAAAATCTATCTCGTCCCCATGCTGCTGTCCTCTGTTGCTATTGCACAGCTGTGGCTTCGGATGTACCATCCGACAAACGGGGTTATTAACAGCTTTCTGACGTCCATCGGCTTCGAGGACCCTCCTGCATGGCTGGCAGACCCTTCACTTGTACTGATTGCGCTCTTTATTCCCATCCTATGGCAGTATGCAGGTTTCTATATTCTGATCTACTACTCTGCACTGAAGAACATCCCGACATCGCTTGAAGAAGCGGCAAAAATCGACGGCGCTACAGGCATACAGATTGCCCTTAGAATCAAGCTTCCGCTTATTATGGAAGTCATTAAGGTTACCATCGTGCTATCCCTTGTGGGTTCGCTTAAATATTTTGACTTGATCTACGTCATGACAGGCGGCGGGCCAAACGGCTCAAGTGAAGTTATGGCCTCCTATATGTACAGCGAGGCATTTAAATCCTACGACTTCGGATACGGCAGCGCCATCGGCTTTTTCCTGCTCATTATCTGTCTTGTCGTGACCTGGATTATTCGTAAATTAACAGCGACCAAAGATACGATTCAATACTCATAAGGAGGTAACACATCATGATGGAAAGCACTGCCCGGCTTGGCGGATCTGCGCAATCCGGTTCCGGTATACTAAAAAAGACCGGATATTCGCTTCTATACATTATATTGATCGGGGTTGCAGCATTCCAGCTGTTTCCACTCGTATGGCTGCTGCTCTTCTCGCTCAAAAATAACCAGGAGGTATTTAACCTGCCTCCGCTGTCTCTACCGGCAAATCCGAAGTGGGAAAACTATGCAAAGGTATGGAACTCAGGCAATATTGATGTTTACTTTTTCAACAGTGTTTGGATAACCGTGGCAGCAACAATCATCACCGTGGTGCTTGGAAGCCTAGTGACCTTTGCCATCACCCGGATGAAATGGAAGGGCAGCTCTCTTGTCCTCGGCCTGTTTATGGTCGCGATGATGATTCCTGTCCATTCCACATTAATTCCGTTGTTCAGCATGTTTAACAAGATCGGCCTGACGGATCATCCGCTTTCACTGGTGCTCTCCTATGTCGCCTTTAATATGCCGATTACGATTATGATCCTGCTGGGCTTCTATTATGCGCTTCCTAAAGAGGTCGAAGAAGCGGCCGTAATCGACGGATGCAGCGTTAACCGAATGTTTTTCCGCATCGTTCTTCCGATGACAAGCTCTGTTATTGCCACAACAGGAATCATCAACATGATTTATAACTGGAATGAATTCATCTTCGTAAATACGTTTATCAGCTCCGATCAATATAAAACACTGACCGTTGGCGTCCAGAACTTTATCGGCCAGTACACAACCGACTGGGGCGCCATCGGTGCGACGCTGATGATCAGTATTCTGCCGATTCTCGTTGCCTACATGTTCCTCAGCGACCGGATTGTTGAGGGAATGGCGGCCGGAGCCGTAAAAGGCTGATGTAGAACAGGCTGTTTATGCGATTAATACAAGAAGCTCCGAACCTCTTGCGCAGGATTAATCCTTTGCGGAGAGACTCGGAGCTTTTTTAACACATGTTTAGATTACGCTTCGTTGCTCTTGTAGATAAAGTAATCAAAATCGGCAGGCAGGCTTTGGCCTGATGTGTCTTGAGAACGCATGCCCACAAATGCGCCGGTGAAGAAGCCGCCGCCTTGAATGTAATCATCCGACAGCTTGTGAGATTGGAACTGTACTGGAATAGTCGACCAATTCCGGCCATCCCAAGAATAAGAATACTCGTAAATGTCGTACTTCACATCGACACGCAGGTATACGTACTCCGCTTCGTCCGGGATAACAATTTCCTGCCCCTGCAGAGGCTGGGAGAACGTGAAGTTATCACATACTGCAAGCTCCAGCACCCTTCCCTTTTCCTCATTCCAGGTAATCTGGCAGGAGGTCCAGTTCTGGGTATTGTAGTAGTTTGCAAGTCCTGCTGATTGCTGGAAAGTCGTTGGATTAAACGCAACTTTCGTCTCTGCTGTAAAGCGGAAATGCTGCCAGCGTCTTGCGATGAAGGCCTGCGTAAACTTGGACGAGAAGGACTCTTTGCCGTACAATCTCAAATGCCCCGGGCGATCCGTCAATGAGAGAACCGAGCTGCCAAGCGGAATACGCAGGCTTTGGAAATGCAGATTCAGCTCTTCGCTGTCAAAATCGTCTTTTTCCGGGAAGTCAGGATCCCACTTGACCTCTTCCATATTCGGACCTTCGATCTGAAGGGAAGGCTGGTTGCCGCCGACGACGTAAGGCCATCCGTCTCTCCATTCAAGGCGTTGAATCGCTGTTTCACGTCCGAGCGGACAGTATCCTCTCGGATCAAGGAGCGGATGTCCTTCTCTCGAAAGAGGTCTTCCTGTCAAATGGACAAGGAACCACTCGTCGGTGTGCGTATGCACGATGGAAGAGTGCCCCGCCTTTTGCAGCGGATTCCTCGGATGTGCAAAGGACGAAATGAGTGGATTCTCCGGATGCACTTCATAAGGTCCGCGTAGATCTCGGGAACGGGCCAGCGTGGAGCAATGATCATACTTCGTTCCGCCTTCCGCAGTGAGCAGGAAGTAAACACCGTCAATTTTGTACAAATGCGGAGCTTCTGTCAGCTTGATACTGGTTCCTTTAAAGATAATCTCTGCTTTGCCCACCAGCTTCTGCTGTACCGGGTCAAATTCCTGCAGAGCAATTCCGTAGAAAGGGTGATTTCCAACACGCTGATCCCAAACCATATTGACAAGGTACTTTCTGCCGTCCTCGTCGTGGAACAGGGAGGGATCAAAGCCTGAGCTGTTCAAATAAATCGGTTCAGACCATTCTCCGTCAACGGTGTCACAGGTAACCAGGTAGTTATGAGAATCTTTCCACTGTCCCTCCGTCACTTTAACATCCGTGTAAATAAGCCAGAACTTCCCGTCACAGTAAGACAATGCTGGCGCCCAAATGCCTCCTGAATCGGGATTTCCCATCATATTCAGCTGGCTTAGACGATTTAAAGGCCTTGATACGAGCCTCCAGTTCTTCAGGTCTCTTGAATGATAGATTCCTACACCCGGAAACCATTCAAATGTCGATACTGCAATATAGTAGTCCTCCCCGGCACGGCAAATGCTTGGATCCGGATTGAACCCAGTCAAGATCGGATTCTGAATAACAGCCATCGTTTTGCTCCTTTGCATTACGGATAATCCTGTCTGCTGGCACTATATTTACCCTTCTTCTTCAACAGGCAGAAATCCGTGAAAATTTAGTAGTATACTGTAATCATAGCAAAGTTATTTATACTTACCCATATCCAGAAGAAGTCACTATTTACCCAAATCAAGCAAAAGTTTGCTGACCTATTGGAAGGTGCATCGATTATGGAACGCAGAGAAAATGTGATAAGAGATCATAGGGGGAACAAAGAGGAATATAAAGGAACTGAGTTTATGCTGCCTGATATGAATTCAACCTTCCGTGTCTTTGCTGCCCATTACCGCACCGTAGATCATCATTGGAGCTATCCTGTTCACTCCCATCCCTTCTTCGAGGTAAACCTCGTTTTATCCGGTACTCAAGAGATGAAAGTGAATGGGCAGCATTTTACACAACAGCCAGGCGACCTGCTGCTCCTTATCCCGGGAGAGGAACACGAAAGCTATGCGGCCGCTCACCGAGGCATGACTTATTACTGCATTCATTTTGATGTAGATGAACCGGATTTCAGAGAGCTGCTATGTGCCAGGGTCAGTCCTTTCTCAGCCTCAGACAGCGAGCTTAGCAACGCGATTCGTCCCGCACTGGACAAACTGATTATGCTTACGCTGGAGGGAGCCGGCGTGAGCGTCCAGTCCCGCATGATAATCCTGTCCGCCTTGTTTGAGCTGTTCGGAACACTCAGTCATGTCCTGTCTCAGGAAGGGCACGGCATCTCGTCGCAAATATCCCCCACCGCTTCCTATGTTGCCTCCAGGCTGGAGCAGATCGTCGGCGACATGGACAGTGAGGAGGGGGAAATTCGAACCCATGAAACGATTGAGTCCATAGCACAAGACGTCGGATACAGCACATCTTCAGTCAATCGCATGTTTACCCGTTCATTCGGCTTATCGCCAAGACAGTACATGTCTATGCTGATGCTCAAAAAGGCCAAGTTGCTGCTCATGAATCCCGAGACGTCCATCAAGGAAATTTCCTCTAGACTGGGCTATAAAAATATCGCTCATTTCAGCAGGCAGTATAAACGCTGGACCGGGGAATCTCCAAGCCAATTCCGCGACAGATTCCACAAATAATGGACCGCTTACGCACATGGCGAAGACAGGATAGACTAATTCCGGAAGACCGAGGCATTCGGCAGCTTCAGCGGTCGACATCCTGTTTCCGATCGATCGTCGGACTCGGTAATGCTGGGATCTGTTCGCAACCTGGACGGGCCGGAGTTCGATGAAAATATTCGTGTAGGTGATTCGCGAGGATCTGAAGACAGGGGAAAAGAAAATCACCGCAACGGCCTTTCTTAACTTTGTGGCTTTGACGAAAATAAACGCAAGCTGATCGTACCCAGGATCAATCCGGAAACGGAAGAGGAGAAAAAACGATATGAAACCGCTCCTGTACGGGCAGTCATGAGAAGGCAGCGGCGGGAAGAGAGCAACAAATTTGCCGACTTCCTGACCGTTAGCTGCCCTTGGGAATAATGCTTCCTATGTGGTCGAAGCCGGATATGTGGACAGCGTTCTGCGATCCGGCAGCTCCCCGCCCATAGCCAGGCACCACTGCCGATAAATGCGGTATGCCGATCCATCCTCAAGCAAGCCCTGACATGTATAAATGCCTTCCTCGATGGAACTGACGCGTCCCATCGCATACAGGCGAAAGCCTCCATTAAGCGCAACCTGGTTGATAAAAGCAACATGCGCTTCACCGCTCAATACCGCTTCGGCAACCTCCAGCTGCTTCTTCGCCGTCCACGCCAGCTCGGGTGCAGGGATATCCAAATCGTACGCCGCTGGGTCCACGAGCTCCAGCTGCATCTCCCCGTTTTCCACGCCGTATACCCGCGTAGGCCGATCAATATACAAGTCCTCGGAGCCTTCCATGCCCTGAACGACATAAGCGCGGCGGTACCGGAATCGGGTAAGAAGCTTGGCGATCCGGTCCAGGAACGTATTATGGAACACGCCAAACACGAGATAAGGGGAGTGGTTGAAATCAATCAGCTTCTCCGCCGTATTGAACACCGTACGGAATCCCAATTCCTCCCGGAGCGGTCTAAGCTTACGCAGCGGCGCGCACCAGTCCTCGGACGATACATACATGACCCCAGTCCGCAGCGCAGCTTCCCTTGCATCCTCGCGATCCATCTGCCGCGGATCAATCCCGGCTTCCCGCAGCAGTACCGGCAAAGTCACCCCCCACTTGGGAGGCAAAGGCTCGCTGCCGTGCAGCGTGACCCGTGCCCCTGAAGCAGCAAGCACAAAGGCGGTCGGATACGTCGCCATGAACGATTTGGTTCGGCCGTCATACGGACCTGCGCAATCCAGCCCGTCTTCGAAGACGGCCATTCGCTCCGCGCCGTTACGGCAGGCATGCACAAACGCCTCCAACTCTTCCACGTTCTCCATTTTCATGCGCTCGGCCATCAGGAAGGCGGCTGTCTGCACCGGAGATGCTTCCCCATTCAATATTTTACCCGCAACCGCAAACGCTTCTTCGTAGTTCAAATCGCGCGCACCCCGTTTGCCCCGTCCAACCTCTCTAAGTATGGCAGACATATCCACAATGAATCCCCCTTCCGAATTAAGACTGAAGCAACTGATGGGCCTTCACGATTGCCTTAGCCACATCCACCATCCGTTTCCGTTCATCCATCGCTTTCCTGCGCAATTGATCATAGGCTTCCGATTCGGAGATATGCCTCATCTCACACAGAATGGCTTTGGCCATATCGATCCATTTCCGGTCCTCCAGCCTGGAATGGAGCTGCTGGCGTTCCCGTTCCCACTGCTTGCGTTCCATATAATGCCTGGCAGCAAAGTGGAGCGTCCAATGAATCTCCGCCCCCGCCATGGAAGGGGTGAGCATTCCATCGAAGGCAACACCGACCTCGCAAACCTCAGCGGATGTCGAAACCGTATCGGGTGCACACCACCAGAGCAGCGGTGTTCCCGTTTTGCCCTTTCCCAAGCAATCAGCCCAATGTTCTGCCTCGGTCAGAGGTAAATGTAGAACAGAAGCATCCACTTCGCCGGCCAACTTGAGAGCATCTTGCTCATTGCTCGTAACCTGAACATGATACCCGTTAGCCCCCAGCAACTTCTCCGGTGTCGGAGGGATCATGTCGGATGAGGCGAATGGAGGCGGCGACACACGGATGACCAATATAGAACGCATGGCGGATCAATCCCTCCCACTACTTAATCGGAAATTTGCACAAAATCGCAATGTAAGCGTTTCAATCGTTAATTTATGTCACATCGAATGACACTTTTCACTTCAATCGCCTTCATGTAATTCGAGACGAGCTTTTCGTTCAACGACCGATTCTGACGCCTAG contains the following coding sequences:
- a CDS encoding sugar ABC transporter permease, whose product is MDKVMSNKKMIALYVLPSLLLILVLVYIPILLTGYYGLHEWNGIGAMKFIGLDHYKELLQDSVFWSSAWHSLLLAFFSGLSLIIYLAVAMVVAGRIKGANLFRKIYLVPMLLSSVAIAQLWLRMYHPTNGVINSFLTSIGFEDPPAWLADPSLVLIALFIPILWQYAGFYILIYYSALKNIPTSLEEAAKIDGATGIQIALRIKLPLIMEVIKVTIVLSLVGSLKYFDLIYVMTGGGPNGSSEVMASYMYSEAFKSYDFGYGSAIGFFLLIICLVVTWIIRKLTATKDTIQYS
- a CDS encoding carbohydrate ABC transporter permease; translation: MMESTARLGGSAQSGSGILKKTGYSLLYIILIGVAAFQLFPLVWLLLFSLKNNQEVFNLPPLSLPANPKWENYAKVWNSGNIDVYFFNSVWITVAATIITVVLGSLVTFAITRMKWKGSSLVLGLFMVAMMIPVHSTLIPLFSMFNKIGLTDHPLSLVLSYVAFNMPITIMILLGFYYALPKEVEEAAVIDGCSVNRMFFRIVLPMTSSVIATTGIINMIYNWNEFIFVNTFISSDQYKTLTVGVQNFIGQYTTDWGAIGATLMISILPILVAYMFLSDRIVEGMAAGAVKG
- a CDS encoding glycoside hydrolase family 43 protein yields the protein MAVIQNPILTGFNPDPSICRAGEDYYIAVSTFEWFPGVGIYHSRDLKNWRLVSRPLNRLSQLNMMGNPDSGGIWAPALSYCDGKFWLIYTDVKVTEGQWKDSHNYLVTCDTVDGEWSEPIYLNSSGFDPSLFHDEDGRKYLVNMVWDQRVGNHPFYGIALQEFDPVQQKLVGKAEIIFKGTSIKLTEAPHLYKIDGVYFLLTAEGGTKYDHCSTLARSRDLRGPYEVHPENPLISSFAHPRNPLQKAGHSSIVHTHTDEWFLVHLTGRPLSREGHPLLDPRGYCPLGRETAIQRLEWRDGWPYVVGGNQPSLQIEGPNMEEVKWDPDFPEKDDFDSEELNLHFQSLRIPLGSSVLSLTDRPGHLRLYGKESFSSKFTQAFIARRWQHFRFTAETKVAFNPTTFQQSAGLANYYNTQNWTSCQITWNEEKGRVLELAVCDNFTFSQPLQGQEIVIPDEAEYVYLRVDVKYDIYEYSYSWDGRNWSTIPVQFQSHKLSDDYIQGGGFFTGAFVGMRSQDTSGQSLPADFDYFIYKSNEA
- a CDS encoding AraC family transcriptional regulator, which translates into the protein MLPDMNSTFRVFAAHYRTVDHHWSYPVHSHPFFEVNLVLSGTQEMKVNGQHFTQQPGDLLLLIPGEEHESYAAAHRGMTYYCIHFDVDEPDFRELLCARVSPFSASDSELSNAIRPALDKLIMLTLEGAGVSVQSRMIILSALFELFGTLSHVLSQEGHGISSQISPTASYVASRLEQIVGDMDSEEGEIRTHETIESIAQDVGYSTSSVNRMFTRSFGLSPRQYMSMLMLKKAKLLLMNPETSIKEISSRLGYKNIAHFSRQYKRWTGESPSQFRDRFHK
- a CDS encoding anthranilate phosphoribosyltransferase, encoding MSAILREVGRGKRGARDLNYEEAFAVAGKILNGEASPVQTAAFLMAERMKMENVEELEAFVHACRNGAERMAVFEDGLDCAGPYDGRTKSFMATYPTAFVLAASGARVTLHGSEPLPPKWGVTLPVLLREAGIDPRQMDREDAREAALRTGVMYVSSEDWCAPLRKLRPLREELGFRTVFNTAEKLIDFNHSPYLVFGVFHNTFLDRIAKLLTRFRYRRAYVVQGMEGSEDLYIDRPTRVYGVENGEMQLELVDPAAYDLDIPAPELAWTAKKQLEVAEAVLSGEAHVAFINQVALNGGFRLYAMGRVSSIEEGIYTCQGLLEDGSAYRIYRQWCLAMGGELPDRRTLSTYPASTT
- a CDS encoding ANTAR domain-containing protein — protein: MRSILVIRVSPPPFASSDMIPPTPEKLLGANGYHVQVTSNEQDALKLAGEVDASVLHLPLTEAEHWADCLGKGKTGTPLLWWCAPDTVSTSAEVCEVGVAFDGMLTPSMAGAEIHWTLHFAARHYMERKQWERERQQLHSRLEDRKWIDMAKAILCEMRHISESEAYDQLRRKAMDERKRMVDVAKAIVKAHQLLQS